AACAATATATCTACTATGCGCTTGATAGGATATGATCGGCTTCAAAATAACTTTAACTTCAGCGGAAGGTTCATTAAGATCAATAGAATCAACCTCACCCATACCACGAACACCATAAAACAAACCATCATTGTTGTTATAAAGTATATGTTGATAAGCCCAACAATTTGGATTTGCATCAATCCAAGTCCATTTGGTGTCCCCAACCCTAGTATAAGAGAGTTGATCCTTTGGCAATTGTACTACGAGAACTGTGCAGTTTCCATGGGAGGGATCACAAGAAAGAACGACCCTCGCATAGAGGTAGAAGCGGGCTTCTTCAAGTGTAAGATGGTACGGCTCCATTTCAGTGTCAAAATCCCGAGAGAACAGATCCATGTAAAGAACATCATATCCGTCTAGCACACCGTCTTCGGTGTAGCGCAGTCTAACATTGTTCATGGTTTCAGGGGGAGGCATAGCTATCTGAGCTCTGGTTACAGGGTTGACTAGTATGAGATTCGACCGCTCATCGGCGGTGATGAGCCAGCCATAGGAGGAGCCCATGACGTGGCGTGTGCGGAAGGCAGGCTCCGATAGAGTGATGTGGTAAAGCTTGTTGGTGGACATGTTATGCAGGGTGGCCGTGTTAGCGTCACGGTCGCCGGATGAGTAAACAAGGCAGGGGCTCTGGTTCGGCAAGCACCGCCGGAGACGGCGGGCCTCCAGATAAATGAGGTGCCATGATCGACAGACCGCACCTGAGCTGAAGAGATCAGGGATCTCGAGAGTGCCAAAGATCTGGAGGAGCAGGTCAGCCTGAAGCTGGGACCAATCACAATCAGTGCTCGAATCTGAAGAATCATCCGAAACAGAAGCTTTCTCCATTGATTTTCGCAGGGGATACTTAACCTCAATTGTGTGTACGATATATATAGGTATAGGTATCTCCGAACCAGACTGGAAGGTGGAATCGGACTGCAGAAGAACTTTCAGGAATCGAATGCTGTGCACCTGCACTCATAACCTCAGATCCTCTCAGAAAGCGAATCAGAAAAAACGACTGGACGAAGAGGAATGAATCAGGCACCCGGCTCTAGCCGGGAGCAGAACCCTAGGGCCCCGGGAATTCGAACGCAGAAGGGTCGAGGCCGAGCTGAGTAGCAGGAATTAATACGCGGAGCCGGGCGGGAGCTGAACCCTCCTAGACTGGGGATTCggggggagggaggggagggaggggttgcGCGGGTGCGTACGCCACGGCGAGGTTGAGCTAGTGGGGGCTGGTGAAGTTGCCGACGCAGGGGTGGCTAGTGCGCCGTGACGACTTAGCTCCACGTGCTCGTCTCCGCCGCCCGCCGCTGTCGCCgccggaggaggagcaggagggttCTGGGCTCTGAGCGGTGGAGGTAGGAAAGGGGCGCTGCGCTGCGCTTCCCTTCGTGTTTTTTTTTTCGCCGCTCAACTTCCCTTCGTTTGGGCGTCGATTGAGTGGGCCTCATTTCAGCCCGCCCGCCCTACGTGCAACCTAGGACTGGGCCTGGTCCAGGTCCAGTATAGATACCCCTCAGACCCCTAAAAAAGGCAGTAGAGTATACTCCCcctgtttctaaatataaatctttgtagagatttcaatatggactatatatggatccatatggacatattttagagtgtagattcactcatttttctccgtatttaGTCTATATTGGAATTTCAAAAGGACTTCTATTTAAGAACAGAGGAAGTAGATAGGAGTATGTGGTCCGGGAAATACAAAGGAGCTCCTGGATGTTCCACACCCCTATATGAATATTAaattcaaaaaatatgaaataaaataaaaaatctggAATTTGGGGTTATCAAATCTGGGTGCCCAATCTACTCCCGTGTGAAGTTTCCTAAAAAAATACTACTAAACGTATCCATGGTGAAGAAAATACAGTCCGAACTAAAATCCTTCCAGACAAATTTTCTATATATGTAGGAATTTTTCATATTTTTCACCCATAATACATTTCCTGGTATTTTTTTCATGAAACTTAACATGGGAGTAGATTGGGCACCTAGCTTTGATATCCCAAAATTGTTGGTTTTTTAATTCCCTAGGGTTTTTTTAATTAAATACTCATATAGGGGTGTGGAGCACCTGAGTGCTACAAATCCTCTTCCTATGTGGTCCAATATAGGGTAGAGTGTGGTAGTAAGAAAATGATTTTGTCCAGCCGACCAGCCGCGCGGCATGCCAGTCATGTGCGGGACGTTGGATCAATCTTGATTCAAAGCTTCATGTTGTGCCATGTCGCCCGAAAACCAACCAAATCTTTTACCCAGTATTGTCGTTTCAGTGATTTGTTGCAACCATTTCATTGGGACTATGCGTCTATTCCGAATAGAGGGAGAGATAGGAGCAGGGACAACTAGAGGGCAATGACGGGAACTCGGGAGCGATGCCCGAGAGGGATCTCAGGTGTCCGAAGACCAATGGCACCCCTGGAAGGTGCGATTCACTTGGGTCTCGTGATGGGGGTCGCCATGGGGAGATCGTCGGTGTTCTCACACCGGCGTTTGGCAGGGGGAGACGATGGTTCCTCAGAATGGGCTAAGTTCTCGTGGAGATTGAGTTGGCTCATGCTAGGGATGCCAGCATTGGATTGGCGTTAGGTTTGGGAAAATTACATTTCTGTGTTGATAGGGGCTAAATTGTTGCACTGATGTTATAGGGGGTTTTAAAATGAAATTTGTTGTAGTGCTGTGATGATAGGTTCATTTTGATGGAATATTTTATGATGTTTATAAGGGGTTCTATAATGGAAATTGTTGCAATACTATGTTTGATAGGTTCAACTTTGCGTTGATTATACACACCATGTTCATGCTTGCTTTAAAAATTTGCAGTTGATGTACTTTGTTATTTGTCACACAACATTCATTTTCTTTTCCAATATTTTAGCGTTGTTTTGAGGATTTGTCTTTTTGTTGCTTGTTCCTAGGAGAAGAGAAGAGTAGATAGTCAGCGGTGTGGATTTTTTGTGTATGTTCCCTAGGACTTCAAAGAAACTTTGTAGCAACCTGTATTTTTGTTTGCTAGTGTTTAAAATGGGGGAAAGTTGCAGAGATCATCTAGTGTTTATGTTGCGCAACCTATTTTTTCTGTGTTGTTGCTAGTGTTTGTTATTGTTTGCTATGGTTCCATGCAACTGTTTTTAATGTGTTGATACTATGGTCTAAAAATTGTAAGTACCACAGAGGCACTATGGTTTTTGCTATGGTTTTTATGCAGCAAACCCTTTGGTGTAGTACCTTTTACATAGCTGGTTGATGTTTTATCTTTTTCTAGCATCTTTTCCATGTTACGGTACAATGCAATGCGTTTCTCACTTCCCTTTTTGCTGCAGGAGCTACAAGCAAGAACAAGGTGGAGGCTCCAAAAATATTTGCGGATTCAAACTGTGTTTTAATTCAAAGCGGCTGGGAAATGTTGGGAAGGCACTAGTACACAAACCATGAGATTATTAGGAATGGCCATTTGGAGATTTGCTGGATATCCAGCCTTCCAAACTGTCCCATGAGCTCATTGAGTTCCTTGTCACGTACACAAACCACACGATGTGTGAGTTCAGATATAAGAACACGGTCATTAACTTCAACAGGGCACGGTGAAGAAGATTTTTAACATGCTCTACGATCCTTTCTCACAGCTCACAAGGGTGTTTTCTCCAGGAAGTTTTGGCATCAGGTCCTCTCTGCAGCAGATTGCCTCACAGGTGGAGCCATCATCAATTAGAGCAAAGAAGTTCCAACTATGTTGCGACTCTGGATTACTCATCTGGATTGCTAGTTGATACATGAGATTATAACAAGAATCCTAAGCAAGGGAAACATTTGCTTGACGGCAAAATTTCCTCCAACAAGTAgcctcattcggtttggaggattttcgtaggaaaaacataggaacaaGTATTCTGGAGGAAAATTTCCTATATATGCATTCGGTTTGTAGGAACAGGAATTTCGTAGGAATACTATTCATTTCCTATGTTTTTGGAGGAAACTACACATTCACTCAAAGCTTATTTTGCGCGTAGGAACGAGGCAAGTCAATTCCTTAGGATGGCAAGTGccatcctataaaattcctatactACTCCTAATTCCTATGTTTTGAtttcctccaaaccgaatgagcccATAATGAATAAGATGAGGTTCTGACCAAAGAACAAACAGTTCcaccacaaggagatagcagcgTTAACTGGGATACCTATCCTGACCAAATTTTCAATTCCATCAGCAATAAACCTTTGACGAAACAGGTGGACTAGCAATGGTCCGATCCAATTGCCTGCATAAACTAGAGATATTCATCAGTATGGACAATATCAGGGTGGTACACCAAACGAAAAGTTTACTTACACTTACCTGATGAACAATTACTGATAATCACAAGTTCCTCACTTGAACCAGCTAAAACAATAGACGGAGCAGAGGTAGAAATCTTGTTATTTGAACTGTACAAGTTCAGGATGCACCTTCTCAAAAAAAGTTtgttttccaagatgtgagccttcAGATGTGAATGCTCTGGTGCATGTCGCAACAACCAGTAGAAATGACTCATCAGAACAAAATCCATTATATTTCAAAGATCAAACATTAAATGGTACAAAGCTACAACTAAATATTTCTCCACTCATGTCTTAACTGGCCTGTAAGATGTCCTAAACAATGTGCACAATAAGTTCCTAACTTGCCTGGACACTCAAGCACTTTTAAGACTCCTTAAGCAGAGGCAACGCATACTTTTCAAATTTTAAGCCTAAACCGTAGAACAACTCAGGGCAAAACAGGGCAAGGCGGAAAAGATAAGAATCTGGATAGAACAAAATCTGTAATTTAACTATGACTTTGTTTCCTAGAGCGGGCATTCGTTGATCTTTGTTTTGTATTTTAAACTTTGTACATATTTATTATTAATGAGGCAATGCATACTTGGTATCAGCATTAGCATATGTATGCAAAGCCAATAATTCTTTGGAATAACATATTGGTTTATTTTAAAAAGTAGCTAGATGACAGAACACAAATGATTTGATTCATAATTGCTGAGCAGGACCTTGAAAACAGGTCTGGTTTATTACTGGCAGGACCTCCAAATAAGCACGAGTCAGTTATGTGCCATTTAGGCAGCAAATTCCAAGTAAGGCCTCTCTATTTGAAGGCCTGGATAAACAGTGTTCAATTCGCTGGAAATTTGCAAGAAATAAATGATTGTTTATATAAATATTAGAGTTGACTTTGGCCTAATGGTCCGAGACAATTGCTACTCTTGTTTTCTGGTTCGCCCAGTATGATTATATTTCTACAGTGATCATTGGACTTGTGGAGAATTAGAGATCGATGTGCTACATCATTGGATTTATTTTCACTACTTTGTATCAGTTAGTTGATCATACATGTATTGAATAAATCAAATgtgttccctccgtcccaaaataagtgtcgctgacTTAGTACAACTTTGCACTAAAGTTGTACCAAATCagggacacttattttgggacggagggagtattacctaACCTTACTTGTATGATAAGTAAATACTAATCATCATAAAAAGTGATGATAAGAAATTGGAAAAGCGATATTGTAACTCCTAAAAAAATTAAATACGTTTTAGGATCACTCAAAACAGTATGCTAGTACCTTAGGAAAGAGAAAATAATTTGACATAAATCTTGAGGGACAGATGAATGAAACATTTCAGAGTAGGATATTACAAAGCTAGTTAAGGCACTTTATATTTATTGGTAAGCCTCCTTCCAAAAACAACAGAAGGATTTTGATCTAGAGTTAAGTATAAATATTTGGTTTGGCAGCCATAATAAGCATAAAAGGGTAAGCATTTAAGCATGTTTTAGCAGCACACCAAGCTCTACACATAGTACTGGTATACACTTAAAACAAGAAAGTATTCGGTTAAGTGTGTTCCTCGAAAATAACTGTAGCAATCTTATCCTACTGAACAGATGGTTTGCATCCGAAAGATTTATTTACATGTAGAAATATTCTAAGAAATTGTAGCCATTACTTAATAGTTATCATGCGGCATAAGTGCATGGCTATACAAGAACATGGAGGATACATGATCACTTTTGCCGATTACAAAGGTCTGACTAGCCATTTACAGAACATGGATACATACCCGAAACACAAAACATAATAAACAGATAAAATAATGTATGTATTCTATATTAGTAATTTTCACTAACCTCAAGTAAGTGATGGTTGAATCCAAACCGGGGGCGGCCAGTTCAATCTTGAATCTAAACTAGGGGGCGATAACTCGATGAAACTGCTATCTTCCATATTGAAAACAACAACCCGCCTAAGACTATATCTGTGAGAGTAGATATATCTGAGCAAGTCATCCGTGTGGTAGATGCTATTGGGAATCAATGTAGAGAAGTCTTTCACCGGGAGCAGGAATGAGCTATTGAAACCAATGGACATTGCATGATCTTGGAGGTTATTTATTTCAACAAGCTTTTGTTCAACAAAATCAATCTTGTACACAAAAAACTTGTCTGCAACCCGTTCTCTTTTTCCATTCTCAATACTATACTTATCATGTCTCCATATCTGGAAAAAATCTCCCCATGGACCATGGTGCTTGAACAATATATCTACTATGCGCTTGATAGGATATGATCGGCTTCAAAATAACTTTCACTTCAGCGGAAGGTCCATTAAGATTAATAGAATCAACTTCACCCCTACCACGAACTCCATAAAACAAACCATCATTGTTGTTATGAAGAATATCTTGATATTCCCAGCAATTGCCTTTTCCACCAATCCAAGTCCATTTGGAGTCCCCAACCCTGGTATAAGAGAGTTGATTATTGGGCAGCTGTACTCGTAGCACTGTGCAGTTTCCTTGGGAAGGATCGCAAGAAAGAACGACCCTCACATAAAAGAAGAAGCGGGCTTCCTCAAGTGTAAGATGGTACGGCTCCATTTCGGTGTTAAAATCCCGTGAGAACAGATCCATGTAAAGAACATCATATCCATCTAGCACGCCCTCTTCAGTGTGTAGCGCAGTCTAACTCAACCAGCACTGCCTTGCTAATTGAATAAAGGAAGATGCTGACTACTTTCTGAACAGAACAATGAGAGTCCCGAACAATGGGAGAATGGAGCTCCCCGTCTATGAACTAATCGCTGGACTATATGGTATCGAGCTCAAAGGTTTGTGCAACTTATCTATCAAGCCACACTTCTTTACTTCGAGATAGCGCATAGGATTGTGCGCGCCGGGCCCTTCGGGTGTCCATATTTTGGCCGACCTTAGTGTATATACTATGTTATGCGGCCGTAATATTTTGATACCTTCCACCGTTATTACGCCAGAAATCCAAGGTTCCACACGCAGAAATGGGTTGTATATGAATAAGAATTTGGACGCGTGCGGAAACACGTTCGCTCTACTTCGGCCTAGAACTGAGGGGCCGACACAAGACCTATTTCGTTTCGGGGTGGACGTCTGGTTCAAATAGTTGAGGGGAAGCCAAGAGAAGACGCTATTGGCAATTAATCAAAGGGTTTTGTTTGATGCGAGTAAGTAAATTTATCGTGAAGATCTGGCCAAGCAGTCTAGAAAAAGAGCCGGGTATTCTGAGTGGAGTCTGGAATGAGACCTGCTGCCTCTGGCTTGACCATTAGCTGCTCTATCTGTTATTGGCATGGCATTCCTGAACCCATAGAAAAAGAAGGATTAGGAGATGTCCATCGAAATAGACTAGGAGGCCTCTCACTAGCGCTATATAAGCTGCCGGATTCCCTTTCACTTAAAGCCATTCCAACAATCTATTCGTCGTAAGCCCTTCTAGCAGGAGCAGGGGCTGGAGTAGGAGACAGATCAAGCAGGAATGGTGAGTCACTCACAAAAGGTATTCACACCGAGCCTGACCCACCAACCTATGCACAATCTGATACCCCTCCTCTCGAAACGGAAGAACCAAGGGAAGCTTAGACCAAGCCATTGATCTATTCGAATTGGAGAGCCTGGAATGGTGTTACCAATAGCCCAGCCCCATCTTCATCCGCATCTTCATCTTAGGAATGCCTTTACCCATCCACCTAGGAACACAGAAAACTACCATTTCTTGTTGCATCATTCTGGAATCCGTGGGTCAAGCTCACTTTCCGGGAATGCTATCGCTATCCTTTGAAACTAGTTCTCTCATTCTTCGCAATGACATATTGAAGTAGTAGTTCGTTCAGCACCCGATTAGGTATCTGGAAATAGTTCCTTAGCTCTTTTCTAGTTCGTTAATGACCTCAGCGGTTGAAATGGAATTGGATCCCGGCTTGTTAGTTAATAGAATCTAAATGAGATTGAATGGAAATGTTGGTAAACCGAGGGGTGCATCATACCTTTCAATAGATGTTGGGGTTCCTAAACCATAAGGATACTCTTTTCATAGAACAAGGCCTGCCAATCGATCTCCTAGGCTATAATCCAAGGGATAGCTTAacatgcatctcctagatggaaGTGTGCGACAATAACTTTGAGCTCCTGTAGTCTTTGATAACGTTgttcatggtttcaggtggaggcaTAGCTATCTGAGCTCGGGTTGCAGGGTTGACTAGTATGAGATTCGACCGCTCAACCGCAGTGATGAGCCAGCCGTACGAGGAGCCCATGACATGGCGTGTGTGGAAGGCAGGCTCTGATAGGGTGACGTGGTAAAGCTTGTTGGTGGACATGTTATGCAGGGTGGCGGTGTTAGCGTCATGGTCGCCGGATGAGTAAACAAGGCAGGGGCTCTGgttcggcgagcacaggcggagacCACGGGCCTCCAGATAAATGAGGTGCCAGGATCGACACACCGCACGAGAGCTGAAGAGATCCGGGATCTCCAGAGTGCCAAAGATCTGGAGGAGCACATCAGCCTGAAGCTGGGACCAATCGCAGTCTGTGCTCAAATAAGGAGAGTCATCGGAAGCAGAAGCTTTCTCCATCGATTACTACGTTCCCGTAGCACTTCCCTGCGTCTCGCCGGGATCTGCATCTCGAACCAAAGGAATTTGCTCAGGGAAGAGAGAACTTGGAGAAGGGGAAAGAGCAGGGAGGAAAGCTTTGCTGGGAATAATGTTCTGATTACATTCGTCTCccctctcacacgcacacacgtaaCTATAAGTACTTGCTATTACAAGCCACTTGGGCCAAGACGGCCCACTACGCAGTCGCCCACTCTGGGCCAGGTCCAGGTTGTTGCATTCCCCTCTCCTTAAGGAACAGCTCGTCCTCGACTATTCAATATCAGGTCATTGTCGCTGGCGCGATTGAACTTGCCCACTCCCTGGTTGCCATGGGCAGCGGCAACCCTTGCCACGCGATCTTCAGTTGTGTGCGGGTATGACCCCCCATTTGCACCAAACATGATTggagcacttgagctggtctggac
The Triticum dicoccoides isolate Atlit2015 ecotype Zavitan chromosome 3A, WEW_v2.0, whole genome shotgun sequence genome window above contains:
- the LOC119267410 gene encoding F-box only protein 7-like, whose amino-acid sequence is MEKASVSDDSSDSSTDCDWSQLQADLLLQIFGTLEIPDLFSSGAVCRSWHLIYLEARRLRRCLPNQSPCLVYSSGDRDANTATLHNMSTNKLYHITLSEPAFRTRHVMGSSYGWLITADERSNLILVNPVTRAQIAMPPPETMNNVRLRYTEDGVLDGYDVLYMDLFSRDFDTEMEPYHLTLEEARFYLYARVVLSCDPSHGNCTVLVVQLPKDQLSYTRVGDTKWTWIDANPNCWAYQHILYNNNDGLFYGVRGMGEVDSIDLNEPSAEVKVILKPIISYQAHSRYIVQAPWGDFFQIWRHDKYNKENGITERVADKFYVYKIDFVKQKLVETNNIQDHAIFIGYNSSFMLPVKDFSTLIPNSIYHTDDLLDYIFCQRSSLRQAVVFNMKDSSFIELSPPSSDSRLNWPPSVWIQPSLT